TATTACTACCATAGTGTTCCTTTAAACACATAATGTAATTAGGTTTGCCCTCCCTCTTATTTACATCATGACTTTTAGAAGCTTCTGTTGCAGTTAATATTTCCCCAGCATATTCACATACAAAAGTACCAGCAGTTATGGGGGATGTTGCAAACAGTCCGTAACCTTTGTCACAGCTTCGTATATCTAGACCTTCGATTGGGCCGATGTGTACAATTCTATTTCCACACACAGACAGTCCCACAGCACAATCGCAACTATCATTACACTCCACAATTGGATATGATTCTGGTTCTGGTCTCGAAATAAGTTTGTACTTAGTTTCACCATCTTTCTGGTAAGCTTCATAATTGGCACCACGAGATCTTTGAATACATTCACATGTAGATGGGGAACATATATCTTTACATTGACATTGTTGGTAAAGAGAATTGTATACATCTCGCAGTCGCATAAACTCTTCACTATTATCAcagtattgtaaaatattttcggTTACATACAATAGCTTATCGTCAGGATGTTCGTATTCATCATTCATCTTtgcttaataaaattaagaatataaagaaaagttaattaggtattaaattcgacaaaatagaataaaattataaatattacaaaacaaaacaatattaagtgTCAATGTCATATCTCAAAAACTGTCAACTGTCAACTAGAGACGTTAAGAAAAGGTTAGAGTTGTTAATTTTAGTAAGTTTtcgttatttttacttttacagcttagtttaattatttctatttataattaaaataatttgtcaaatagCATTAATGTACACATTTTTTTCAGTAAATGAAGTGATGCATTTCCACAAACCAAAAAATTCTGGCCTTCAACAAACCAATCAACAGATTatatagaaatcaaaataacGACAGTATTCAAGGGCAAAGAACTGggcaaataaaaacttaaccatctttaattttttaaaacctGTGTTAGtttgtaatgttaattttattaacattaaattatctGGAATTAGTCCGTGGGAATTAGTATTTTTAGTCGTCACTTCGAGCAAAAAGACTTTTAACCAAGTCAATagttttacctttttttaatattgtcgaAAGAAAGGAATATATTTCCATCTCTTTCATTAAATTAAGAACGAGTTGCGAACGAGGCGATAGTGGTCGAAGTTGGAACGAATTCATCCGTGGCCGCGCAGGCGCAACGTTGAACGTCTTGACGTGACGTAATTGCCCATTCATAGTTTTTATTCATTGAGAAATGaagttttcaaaacattttcatgATCATGTTA
The genomic region above belongs to Spodoptera frugiperda isolate SF20-4 chromosome 12, AGI-APGP_CSIRO_Sfru_2.0, whole genome shotgun sequence and contains:
- the LOC118263067 gene encoding probable histone-lysine N-methyltransferase set-23 yields the protein MNDEYEHPDDKLLYVTENILQYCDNSEEFMRLRDVYNSLYQQCQCKDICSPSTCECIQRSRGANYEAYQKDGETKYKLISRPEPESYPIVECNDSCDCAVGLSVCGNRIVHIGPIEGLDIRSCDKGYGLFATSPITAGTFVCEYAGEILTATEASKSHDVNKREGKPNYIMCLKEHYGSNTIVTIIDPSTIGNIGRYINHSCDPNCHIVPVRSGSCIPKLCIFACKDISPDEEITFQYGSDDETENESDRVKCLCGAQNCRGFLPYHNY